From the Aquirufa lenticrescens genome, the window AGTGGCATTAGCCTTTTTCCATTGCTGTTGAAATTGCTGCACTTCTAATTGTGCATTTTTTCTTGCAACTGGTGAAAGTGAAGGTTGATTTAACTGGGTATATAGCTCATTCATCTTACGCTGAAAGGCATAAAAAGCAGTATTTTCTGAAGAATTCGAGAACGTAATAGTCTTTATTATATCGGTCGTGTCTAAGGAGAAAGAGAAATTTGGATCCTCTATCACCACATCAATGTATTTGGATTTAAGAAAGGATATCAGGTATAATCCCTTTGGCAGTACTTCAGCACCTTTAAATTCAAACTCTCCATCCTCATTCGCCAGCACCGTATCTTTGATGACTTGTTGATTATAGCCAAAGTAGTGCGCTAAATACACCTCAGATTTAGAGAGACCTTTTATTTTACCCTTAATTTCATATTGCGCATTAGAAATAAAGACAAACAGAAAAATAAAAAGAAGAGTACCGACTACTTTCATAAGATTAGAATAAATTTGTGTCTCAATCCTCAAATTTACAATGTTTTTCATCCTATCTAAAATTATCGACTTTTTCCTTCAACCACTTTGTTGGATATTTATCCTGCTAGGGGTCGCCTATTTTAGCAAGTACACGAAACGCTACATTTTAATCATTATAGGCACCCTTATTCTCTGTAGTAATGGCTGGTTTGTCAACCAGTGTTATTTGGCCTATGAAAGTCCTCAAGTCAAATTGTCCCGAAGCTACCAATGGTGCATCATCTTAGGTGGTGGTATGATGCGTGCAGGAGAAGGCTATCGAACAGGCGAAACGGCCGATCGATTTGTTCAACCTCTTTTATTGTATAAAAAAGGCATCGTAAAAAAGCTCCTTATTACAGGTGGAAATGTCAATATTAAAGGTCTAAAAATCGACGAAACGCAAGAAGGCAAGAAAGTGGAGGAAGTACTCATTGCTATGGGTGTAAAACCAGAAGATATCGTTTTAGAAGAAAGTGCTCGAAATACACACGAAAATGCAGTCTATACCAAACAGATGCTTAAACCGTATTTAAGAGAAAGAATGGTATTAGTTACTTCTGCCATGCATATGCCAAGAGCCAAAGCGTGCTATATAAAGGAAGGATTTATCGTGGATGACTTCCCTGCTGACATAAAGAAAAAGGATACCCCTTCAGGTATCCTCGATCTCGTTATTCCTCATGAACGCAACCTCAGTAAATTCGCTGAATTAATCAGGGAAATGGCCGGTTACGTCATTTACAAAATTGTAGGTTTTGCCTAGGTAGACAAAATCTCAACCATACGGATCAAATCCTCTGAAACTGGTTTCTTCTTTGTAATCGTATCGTGGAATGGCGTATAAATCAACTGATTATTAACTACACCTGCCATCACGTTTTTCTCTCCGCGCAATAAACCTTCTAAAGCTCCAAGCCCAAGTCTACTCGCTAATATACGGTCATAAGCGGTTGGAATACCACCCCGTTGAATGTGACCCAATGTAGTAACGCGAATATCTAAATTCTCGCCCATTTTGTCCTTGATTTTCTTAGCCACAATCTGTGCATTCCCTTCTTCATCACCCTCTGCAACAATGACAATTGAAGAAGATTTCTTCTTGTCAAATCCTTTTTGAAGAATAGTTGATATTTCATCAACTGACGTCAAATTCTCTGGAATCATCACTGACTCAGCTCCACCTGCAATAGCACATTGAATAGCTATATAACCTGAATCACGACCCATCACTTCAATAAAGAATACGCGGTCGTGTGAATCAGCCGTATCACGAATTTTATCCACTGCATCTAAGGCAGTATTTACAGCTGTATCAAAACCAATCGTGTAATCAGTTCCATAAAGATCATTATCAATCGTTCCTGGGGCACCTACCGTTGGAATCTTAAACTCATTATAAAAGATCTCAGCACCTGTAAAGGTACCATTTCCACCTATCGCCACTAAACCTTCAATGCCTAATTCTTGTAATTTATCGTAAGCCTTTTGACGACCTTCTGCTGTCATAAACTCCTTCGAACGGGCTGACTTTAAAATGGTACCACCCCGCTGTATAATATTACTAACAGATTGAGAATTTAAAGGAATAATATCTCCTTTAATCATTCCATTATAACCTCTTACAATCCCAAACACTTCCACTCCATGGTATGCAGCACCACGAACAATTGCTCTAATACAAGCATTCATTCCTGGGGCATCTCCACCTGACGTAAATACAGCTATTTTCTTCATCTCTTGTATCGTATAAATTCTTAGACTCTTTATTCTTTCAAAAATACAATGTTTCTCTGTTTTTACCTCGAATTTTGGTATTAAAAATGCAATAAAAACGTAAATTTGAGACCTATTCATATTAAATCAAAGCACCTATGAACGCAAACGAATTTTTGTACTCCTATTTAAATAATGCCTCACCCACTGGATTTGAGGCGAGTGGACAAAAAATTTGGTTAGATTATATTCAACCTTTCATCGACGAAAAGATCATTGATACGTATGGAACTGCTGTGGGCGTAATCAATCCTGGTCAACCTTACAAAGTGGTAATCGAAGCCCATGCCGATGAAATTTCTTGGTTTGTGAACTATATCGATGATAATGGATATCTGTTTTTACGTCGCAATGGCGGATCAGATGCCTTAATTGCTCCCTCTATGCGGGCGAATATTCACACAAAAGATAAAGTGGTAAAAGGAATTTTTGGGTGGCCAGCGATTCACGTAAGAGATATTGCCAAAGACAAAGCTCCAGGCATTTCTGACATATTCATTGATTGTGGTGCTTCGAATAAAAAGGAAGTGGAAGAAATGGGTATCCACGTGGGTACGGTAGTTACTTTCGAAGATGGATTAATGGAGTTGAACGGCAAATATTTAGTAGGCCGTGCCTTAGATAACAGAATCGGTGGTTATATGATTGCCGAAGTGGCTAGAAGACTGAAAGAAAATAACATTACCCTACCCTACACGCTATATGTCGTCAACTCTGTTCAAGAGGAGATTGGCTTACGTGGGGCGGAAATGATTGTTCGTCGTTTGAAGCCAGATTTAGCATTCATAACTGATGTAACACACGATACGCAATCGCCTATGTACAATAAAAAAACACAGGGCGATATGGCTTGTGGAAAAGGTCCCGTTATCTGTTATGGACCTGCGGTTCAGAATAATGTGCGCGATTTCATTATAGACGTTGCAGAAGAAAATAAGATTGATTTTCAAAGACAGGCCGTGTCACGCTCTACTGGAACCGATACTGATTCATTTGCGTATGCTACAGAAGGCGTCGCATCTTCCTTAATTAGTCTACCGTTAAAGTATATGCACACCACGGTAGAAACGATTGCAAAAGACGATATGAATGCAGTGATCGACCTTATTTACCAATGCTTGTTGAAGGTGAAGGGTGGAGAGGATTGGAGATATTTTAATTAACATACAGTATCTAGTAGTCAGTAGCCAGTATAAAGTAGATAATAGATTAGAGAATAGAGAGTAGAGAATGTGAATTTTTTCTACTCTTTTTTGTGAAACTGATTACTGTCTACTGTCTACTGATTACTGATTACTGATTACTGATTACTGTCAACTACCTACTGCCTACTGTATTTTCAAATACCTCGCAAAAAACTCATACGTCCTCAACATCTGATCAATACGTTGGCGGTTATTACCTGAACGCGTTAATTCGTGAGTTCCACCAGGATGACGAACATATTCCACGTCACGACCTAATACTTTTAGACTTTTGTATAACATTTCACTTTGAATCACTCCTGTTCTTAGATCATTCTCTCCGTGAAATATCAATAAAGGTGTTTTAATGTTTTGCACATACGAATAAGGTGATTCGCGTTCTAAGATAGTCTTAGTTGCTTTTTCCCAAGGATAACCACCAAAATAATTAGGCACTAAACGCCAAGCATTTCCTTCGCCCATAAAGGTAGAAAGTTCATAAACTCCGCGTTGTGCACAAGCTACTTTAAAGCGATTTGTATGGCCTACAATCCAAGAAACTAAGTATCCCGCATATGAACCACCAGTAACTGCCTGCTGAGTGGTATCTGCCCAACCTTCGGCAATCGCTAAATCCAAAGCCTTCAGAACATCTGACGTGGGGCCTGCACCCCAATCTTTCACATTAGCCGCTAAAAATTCTGAGCCATAACCACCAGATCCGCGAGGATTTGCATAGACTACGCCCATTCCTTTGGCAGCATAATATTGAAATTCGTGCCACATACTTGCTTCACCTGTTCCCCACATCGCTGAAGGTCCACCGTGAATATTTAATACGACTGGATATTTCTTCCCAGCTTCAAAATCTGTAGGTTTCATTACCCAATAATCCACTTTTTGACCTTTGCTATTTGTGAAGGAATGCTTATCAGGACGAACGATACTTTTAGAAGCTAACCAACCAGTATTTATAGAAGTAAAGGTTTTCTCTGTTTCTGCGGATTGTAGGTAAATTTCAGATGGGTTTTCGATTCCTGTTTTGGCATACACAAAACCTGAATTAGTTACATCGAAACCCAAAATACCTGTAGTGTTATCCGTTAATTGCTTTACCTGTTTACTAGAAAGATCAAATACATAAAGAGGCGCTCCACCCTGATTTTGAGCAGTAAAATAAAGCTTGGTCTCATCAGAAGACCATTTCACCTGTGTAATCACGCGATCGATGGGTACCTTCGTGATTTGAGAAGGATTTGCCACAGATATAATTTGTAGCACCGCATTTTGTACACCAGTTGATTTAGCTTCTTGGAAGGCTAACCATTTTTCAGCAGGTGATAAGGTCAAATTGGACATTTTATATCCCGCTTTTTGGTAAATCAATTTTGACCCAAAACCAATATACGAATCCAACACCTTATCAGGATGGGCCAATGAATCAGCCGGAACTACTGCGTAGATACCATTTGAGGCAAATTCGACATCAGACCAACGCTGGAATGGGTTGTTCAATAAAACAGGCTTTCCGGTCAGACTCGTCTTAAAATAAGCTGGTAAAGAGATTTCTGAAGTGGTTGTACTTTCTTCTTGGAAATTCAAGCGATTGATGACTTTGGCCTTCTTATCTACTTCATTCTGAAATAGATAAGCTCTTACTTCGTCTAAATTTCCGTTTGGATTAGCCTTAGATTTCTTGGCTATACCAGAAAGCATGGGTTTTTCCAAAGTCCAAGAGGGCAACAATCCTTTCTTATTATAGACCGAATCCACCAGGAATTCCTTCAGGGTAAATGAAGATTGGAAATAGATTTCCAGACCCGAAGCAGACCAAACCGGATTGGAAACGGCGAAAGGTAAATTGGTAATCGCTTGTGGTTCCCCTCCTGCTAAATCCAACACATAGACTTGAGATTTAGCACCCATATCGCGAGTGAAAGCAATTTTGCTCCCATCTGGACTCCACGTGGGTGAAGAAATAGAATTCTTTCCGGAGGTTAATGCGCGTGATTCACCCGATTGCAGATTACCAAGATACAAATGAGTCTGGTAGACAAAATCATTCTTTTTATCCGCATCATCAACAATCGAGGTCACGGTGTAGATAAATTGATTTCCTTTAGGTGAAACTAGGGGTTTTCCAGCTATCTTAATTTTCAACAAATCAGTGACATGGATTTTTTCCTTAGGGTTTTGGGCTACTAAAGAAAATGAAAGTAGTACGAATAATAGGTGTTTCATAGATGAAATGTCTAGGTATAAAAAATGCTCAGCATCCGAAGACACTGAGCATAAAAATACGAGTTAATTCGATTAAATCAATTTCAAGATTTCCTCTCCGATCGCTTCCGTTCCTAAAATCATCGATTTATCTGTCGTCGCATCAGCGATATCGCCTGTACGGAAACCTTTCTTTAATACTTGGTCTACCGCGTTGATAACTACTTCTGACTCCGCTTTCATTCCGAAAGAAATGTCTAATAAAAGAGCAGCAGATAAAACGGACGCCATTGGATTTGCTAAGCCTTTACCCGTGATATCGTGTGCAGAACCGTGAATTGGCTCGTAAACACCTGTTCCATCTCCAATAGATGCAGAAGCTAACATACCCATCGAACCAGCGATTTGAGATGCTTCATCTGTTAAAATATCACCGAATAAGTTTGCAGTTACCACTACGTCAAAACGCTTCGGATCTTTGATCAACAACATCGCTGTCGCATCTACGAATTGGTATTCAACCGTCACATCTGGATATTCCAAAGCTAATTTTTGGATCTCTTCACGCCATAAACGTGACGACTCTAACACGTTTGCCTTATCGACAGAAACTAAATGCTTCTTACGTGTACGTGCTGCTTCAAATGCCTTGCGACCAATGCGTTCAACTTCGTAACGACTATACTCTGCCACGTCATAGGCTGTATCGCCATTGTTTTTGCGACCTTTTTCACCAAAATAGATATCACCAGTTAATTCACGGAAGAACAAAATGTCCGCTCCTTTTAAAATCTCAGGCTTAATGCTAGACGCACTTAATAACTCATCAAATAACTTGATCGGACGAAGATTCGCGTATAGACCTAATTCCTTACGCATTTTTAACAATCCTTGCTCTGGACGAACTTTTGCAGATGGATCGTTATCGTATTTCGGGTGACCTACCGCTCCAAAAAGTACTGCATCAGACACTTTCATCTTATCCAACGTTTCAGCTGGCAACGGATCGCCTGTCGCTTCAATCGCTACGTGACCAATTAATGCTTCGTCATAGGTGAAATCGTGACCAAACTTAGCCGCAATTTTCTCTAATACTTTCTTTCCTACTTCGGTTACTTCTTGACCGATTCCATCACCTGGAACAATTAAAATATGCTTCTTCGCCATTATTATTTTTATTATATCAAATTCAACATTTTCTGAGTGGCCTTGATCGCTGAAACCGTTTGGTCAGAATCCAAACCTCTCGTAATTAACTCCTTACCTCCATCAGACCACGTAATAATCGTCTCACAAAGCGCATCAGAATCACCTCCAGGTGGAATGCGTACCGCATAATCCTTCAATACCGGAAGAATCTTGCCGTGCTTTTCAAAGATGATTCCTAGCGCTTTCATAAAGGCATCATATTGACCATCCCCTTGTGCGTGTTCTTCAAATACGTCACCATCGATCGAAATCTTTAAGGTAACAGAAGGGCGTAAATCCTTAGAATGAGTCAAGACATAGTTCAAAACTTGAACTCGCTCTTCAATCGTATTACTATCTAATACATCGGAAATGATGTAAGGAAGATCATTTTGAGTGACAACCTCTTTGCGATCGCCTAATTCAATAATTCGCTGCGTAACAATCTTTAGATCTTGATCAGACAATTGAATGCCTAAAGCAGCTAAATTATTCTCGATATTAGCTTTACCTGATGTCTTTCCCAGAGCGTATTTACGCTCACGGCCAAAACGCTCTGGCATCAAATCATTATGATAAAGATTATTCTTTTTGTCTCCATCCGCGTGGATACCTGCCGTTTGTGTAAAGACATTCTCTCCTACCACTGGCTTATTAACTGGAATACGAAAACCAGAAAAAGTTTCAACTAGTTTACTAACACGGTATAAAGACTTTTCACACACAGACGTTTTAACATCGGTTTGGTAATCATTCAACACCGCAATAACACTAGCTAAAGGAGCATTTCCGGCCCGTTCACCCATACCATTAACGGTTAAGTGTAAACCATGAACGCCACAACGAACTGCTTCCAAGGCATTCGCAGTTCCTAAGTCATAATCATTGTGGGCGTGAAAATCAAAATGCGTGTTCGGATACTTTAAGATTAACTGTTTAATGAAATCCGATACTTCGTAAGGAGTTAAAATCCCTAAGGTATCTGGTAATAAAACACGATCCACGGGTTGTGTAGACAGAAAATCTAAGTATTGAAACACATAGTTTGCGCTATTACGCATCCCATTGCTCCAATCTTCTAAATATACGTTCACCGATAAGCCGTTCGACTTAGCTAAGGTGATGGTCTCTGAAATTTCCTTGAAATGTTGTTCTGGCGTCTTCTTAAGCTGATGTTGCAAATGATTTAAAGATCCTTTGGTCAATAAATTCATCACTTTAGCACCTGCATCTAGCATCCATTGAACAGAGGTTCCGCCATCGACAAAGGTTAATACCTCCACTTTATCAAGAAATCCATTCGCAGCAGCCCAAGAGGTAATCTTCTTCACCGCTTGAAATTCACCCTCAGAAACACGCGCTGACGCAATCTCAATACGATCGACCTTTAATTCGGTCAAAAGTAATTGAGCTATGGTTAACTTCTCTGAGGCTGAAAACGATACTCCGCTGGTTTGTTCCCCATCGCGAAGGGTCGTATCCATTATTTCTATGTGGCGTTTCAAAAGACTAGCGGTTTTCTGCAAACGTACTGATCTCCGACTTCATCGCTTGTAAATAATCGATGTCATCGAATCCATTCAATAAATTATTTTTCTTGTATCCGTTAATGGCGAACTTTTCAGACGCGCCAGTCGCTACAATCGTAATCGTTTGCTCAGGTAAACTAACCTCTAATTCCGCTTTCGGATCAGCCTCTATTGCGGTGAATATTTGATGTAAAAATTCCGGGCTAACTTGAACCGGTAACACCCCTACGTTAATTGCATTTCCACGGAAGATATCCGCAAAGAAAGAAGAAACCACACAACGGAAGCCATAATCGTAAATCGCCCAAGCAGCGTGCTCACGTGAAGAACCAGAACCAAAGTTCTTTCCTCCTACTAAAATCTTACCAGAATAAGTCGGGTTATTTAAAACGAAATCTGCCTTAGGAGCATCGTTTTTATCATAACGCCAATCTCTAAATAAATTATCACCAAAACCCGTACGTTCCGTCGCTTTCAAGAAACGAGCTGGGATGATTTGGTCTGTATCCACATTCTCAATCGGAAGAGGTACTGCAGAACTTTTTAATATGTTAAAACTATCGTAAGCCATATTGCTTTTATTTAATCGATCTTATAAAAATTCTCTAGGGTCTGTTACCACACCCGTGATTGCAGCCGCCGCAGCGACTAAAGGACTCGCTAATAAGGTACGAGAACCCGGTCCTTGACGACCTTCGAAGTTACGATTAGACGTACTCACAGCATATTTACCAGCTGGAATCTTGTCGTCATTCATCGCTAAACAAGCAGAACATCCTGGTTGACGAAGGGCAAAACCTGCTTCTGTCAAAATATCATAAATACCTTCTTCTCTAATTTGCGCTTCCACTATGTGAGAACCTGGTACTACCCAAGCCGTCACGTGATCCGCCTTCTTCCGTCCTTTGACAATAGATGCAAAAGCACGGAAATCTTCAATACGACCATTCGTACAAGAACCAATGAATACGTAATCCACTTTCTTTCCAATCATCGAATCGTTTTGAGCAAAGCCCATATATTCCAAAGACTTCTCATACGTCGCTACTCCTCCCTCTACGTCATCCGCATTCGGAATTTGCTTAGAGATACCCATTCCCATTCCAGGGTTTGTGCCGTAAGTGATCATCGGTTCAATATCTGAAGCTAAGAAAGTGATTTCTTCATCAAACGTAGCGCCCGAATCTGTCTTCAACGTTTTCCAATAAGCTAATTGTTTATCCCAATCTGCGCCTTTAGGTGCTAATTCACGACCTTCGATATAGTCAAATGTTGTTTGATCTGGAGCAATCATTCCTCCACGCGCACCCATCTCAATAGATAAATTACAAACTGTCATGCGGCCCTCCATTGACATTTTTTCGAACACATCTCCTGCATACTCTACGAAATAACCCGTAGCACCAGAGGTTGTTAATTTAGAAATAATGTATAAAGCAACATCCTTAGGCGTCACTCCTTTTCCTAAAGCTCCATTTACGTTAATACGCATTTTCTTAGGCTTAGGCTGCATAATGCACTGAGATGAAAGCACCATCTCTACTTCAGAAGTACCGATACCAAAAGCAATCGCTCCAAAAGCGCCGTGAGTAGACGTATGAGAATCTCCACATACAATTGTCATTCCTGGCAATGTAATCCCATTTTCTGGTCCAACCACGTGAACAATACCATTCTTAGGATTACCTAAACCCCAGTGAGAAATACCATATTTTGCTGTATTCTTCTCTAATTGTAATAATTGATTCGCAGAAAGAGGGTCTTCAACAGGTAGGTGTTGGTTAATCGTAGGCGTGTTATGATCCGCAGTAGCAAACGTACGCTCTGGGAATAATACACCAATACCACGTGTTTCAAGACCTAAGAAGGCTACAGGAGACGTCACTTCGTGAATAAAGTGACGGTCAATGAAAAATACATCTGGACCATCAGCAATTTTACGAACGACATGTGAGTCCCATACTTTATCAAATAAGGTTGTTGGGGAATTGCTCATTATATCAATTAGTTTTAAGGCGCTTTTATTATAATTAAGCTACAAAAATGGCGTTTTTTTTGCAAAAATGCAAAGCAAATAGGCTGTTAAAGTAGAATTTTGCCAAATATTATGCAAGTCAAAGGGATGCGCGGGAAATAAAAACGAAGGGGTTTTGCCATTTAGCCCGCTCATTAGAAAGCACCAATTCGGCTGCTTTTCGACCTAATGTTTCAAAATCCGTGGAAATCGTAGAAATACCGTCAAATAACAAACGCTTGATGGGAGTTTCATTGTACGAGATAATTCCTATTTCTTTCCCTAATTGTAACGATTCGTTGCGAATCCGCTCTAGCAAAATCAGCAAATCGTCTTCCATTACGGTAATATAAACTTGTCCTATACTTAATGTCACATCACCTACCGATTCTACCACCTCATATTCAAAAGCATAATCCCGGCAAAAATTAATAAATCCTTGAACGATTTCTTTAGGATAATAACTCTGCGCAGGAAAAACAAGTCGAATTTGCTGGTAGGCTGTTAAGGATTCCTTAGCCTGTTGTAGACTTTGGTAAATATCATGTTCAAAATCTTCATACACCGCCCCAAACTTCCCTTGAATCCCGGGCAACAACTTATCCAATAATATCAACTTCTCTTTAGGCAATGAATTAATCAAATCCACCGCCATCTCCTCTCCTTCCATAAAATGAGGAATCAAGACCATGTGCGTATAATCCCGATCACGACTATCTACGATTTTCTTGAAGAGATTAAAATCATTGTTATAAATGTAAAAATCGATAGCACCTTGGTCGCCTATCGCTTTAACAAAGGCATCGTAAATGATCTTCTTGTGAACACTTAATTTATTGAAAAGAAGAAATATGCGAAGGTTTCGAGGGACTTCCTCTACTTTAATGTAGAATCCCTTTCCGCGAACGGAATCTATGATACCCTGTTGCTTGAGGTAATTATACCCCTTTTCAACGGTTATTCGAGCCATATAATGCTCAAAACTCACTTCGTTAATTGAGGGCAATAATTCTCCCTTTTTTATTTTCCCTTGCTGAATTCCTTCAATAATCGCATTCGCTAATTGTCGGTATTTGGGCGTGGAAGAAAATTCATCTATTTGAATCAGACAGAACATTAATGAATAGAATTACCAATACCTACGATAATAACTGAGATCAGAATAACTATAATACCACCGATAACGGTACGCATTGTTTTAGATGAAACTCCTTTCCATTCTTTGAAGTAAAGTCCCCAGAAATTAGACGTAATAATAATAGTGGCCATGTGCAATATCCATGAACTAGCTCCATTCCCTAATTTACTTTCTCCCATACCATAGAAAAAAAATTGCAGGAACCAAGTAGTACCGGCTATAGCAGCAAATAGGTAATTCATTCTTAAAGGCGCAGCAGCATTCAAATAATCTCCAAATGTCTTATTCGAGAAGTTTAAATACATGCAATACACAAAATTTGTTAGAAAGCCGCCCCATAATACCACAATAAAGATGACATTGTTTTGAAACAAGGGATCACACCCTTTCGCTACCGCCACATCTGCCATATCTTTCCCCGCTTCAATCCCGAAATTAAAACAAGCGGAACATAAACCGGAGATTGTCGCAACAATTAAACCTTTAGTTAAACTAAACTCTTTGATGGTCTCTTGCTTTTGCTCTTGAGATAACTCTCCCTCCTTCATCATCCCCGCTTTTCCACAAAGAAAAATTCCAAATACACAGACCAAAATCCCCAATAAAACCACTTGGCCTCCCGTACTTCCTACAATATGTGATATAGTGTCGCCATTTACTCCAGCGATTTCTCTATAAATAGGTGGTACTAAAGCACCAAAAATACTGCACAAACTTAAGGCAATCGACATTCCTAAGGACATCCCTAAATAGCGCATGGCTAAACCAAACGTCAATCCACCAATTCCCCACAATACACCAAAAACAAAAGTCCAGAAAAAGGTGTCTGAGTCAATCGTTTGAATGATGCCCATAAAATCAGGAATAGTTAACCATGCTGCCAAAACAGGCACAATTAACCAAGAAAAGACACCTCCTACAATCCAAGCGCTTTCCCAAGACCACACTTGAATCTTGCGATAAGGGATATAAAAACTACCCGAGGCGAAACCGCCTAATGAATGAAAGAAAAGACCTAAAATTGAACCCATTATCGATTAATTAATTGTAAATGTATAAGAACCACTACCTATACGAACGCGATCTCCTGTTAGTTCTACTCCATCATAGAATCGCTTGTTGGTTCCAAAAGCAGGCAAAAGTACCGTCGCAGTTGTATTAACTGGCACATCTACTTTAAGTGTAAAACCTGTTGAATTTACTGTCCAATCAGTAGAAACTTTTCCATAGGGGGTGTCAAGCGAGGTTTTGGCATACGTTAATTTTCCTCCAAGTTCAGGCTTAATCACCATTTGCTTATAACCTGCCCCATCAAATTCCTCCGTGTCAATTCCTCCAATCGTTCGGTACATCCAATCTCCTATTGCACCGTAGGCATAGTGATTAAATGACGTCATACCTGGAT encodes:
- the leuC gene encoding 3-isopropylmalate dehydratase large subunit codes for the protein MSNSPTTLFDKVWDSHVVRKIADGPDVFFIDRHFIHEVTSPVAFLGLETRGIGVLFPERTFATADHNTPTINQHLPVEDPLSANQLLQLEKNTAKYGISHWGLGNPKNGIVHVVGPENGITLPGMTIVCGDSHTSTHGAFGAIAFGIGTSEVEMVLSSQCIMQPKPKKMRINVNGALGKGVTPKDVALYIISKLTTSGATGYFVEYAGDVFEKMSMEGRMTVCNLSIEMGARGGMIAPDQTTFDYIEGRELAPKGADWDKQLAYWKTLKTDSGATFDEEITFLASDIEPMITYGTNPGMGMGISKQIPNADDVEGGVATYEKSLEYMGFAQNDSMIGKKVDYVFIGSCTNGRIEDFRAFASIVKGRKKADHVTAWVVPGSHIVEAQIREEGIYDILTEAGFALRQPGCSACLAMNDDKIPAGKYAVSTSNRNFEGRQGPGSRTLLASPLVAAAAAITGVVTDPREFL
- the rhaT gene encoding L-rhamnose/proton symporter RhaT, producing MGSILGLFFHSLGGFASGSFYIPYRKIQVWSWESAWIVGGVFSWLIVPVLAAWLTIPDFMGIIQTIDSDTFFWTFVFGVLWGIGGLTFGLAMRYLGMSLGMSIALSLCSIFGALVPPIYREIAGVNGDTISHIVGSTGGQVVLLGILVCVFGIFLCGKAGMMKEGELSQEQKQETIKEFSLTKGLIVATISGLCSACFNFGIEAGKDMADVAVAKGCDPLFQNNVIFIVVLWGGFLTNFVYCMYLNFSNKTFGDYLNAAAPLRMNYLFAAIAGTTWFLQFFFYGMGESKLGNGASSWILHMATIIITSNFWGLYFKEWKGVSSKTMRTVIGGIIVILISVIIVGIGNSIH
- a CDS encoding GntR family transcriptional regulator yields the protein MFCLIQIDEFSSTPKYRQLANAIIEGIQQGKIKKGELLPSINEVSFEHYMARITVEKGYNYLKQQGIIDSVRGKGFYIKVEEVPRNLRIFLLFNKLSVHKKIIYDAFVKAIGDQGAIDFYIYNNDFNLFKKIVDSRDRDYTHMVLIPHFMEGEEMAVDLINSLPKEKLILLDKLLPGIQGKFGAVYEDFEHDIYQSLQQAKESLTAYQQIRLVFPAQSYYPKEIVQGFINFCRDYAFEYEVVESVGDVTLSIGQVYITVMEDDLLILLERIRNESLQLGKEIGIISYNETPIKRLLFDGISTISTDFETLGRKAAELVLSNERAKWQNPFVFISRASL